The window TCTTTTTCTTCTAGGAATCCTGTTAAAGGACTATAGGCTCCTGTCGCGATTAATTCAAGATCGCTTAAAGCAGTGGCATCCAGCTCAATTTCTTTTTCAATGCCTTCGAATGGATATTCTGGATTGTACGCTTGAATTAGAACTCCTCCGTGCGGTTTTATTTCGGTCATGTAGAGGATCCTCCTTATTTTATATATTTAATCAGTCTACTTGGTTTAGTGATTTTAAGAGGGCAGATGTAAACCGCATTCCGTTTTTCCGGTGCCTTTCCATCTTCCGGCCCGTAAATCCTCTAAATCAAATACAGGAGAGGTGCAAGGCTGGCATCCGATGCTTGGATATCCTTGATCGTGCAAAGGATGGTAAGGCAGTTCTTCATTATACGCATACCGCCAAATTTCTTTCCACGTCCAATGAATTAATGGACAAATTTTAATTTTGCCAAACTTTTTATCAAGGTTTATGTAATTCGTGTGTTTTCTTGTTTCTGATTGTTCCCTTCTCAAGCCTGAGATCCATGCTTCAACAGGTTCGAGAACACTTTTTAGCGGAACAATTTTGCGTAGATGGCAGCACAAATTCGGATCTTTTTTCCATAATTCTTCACCGTATTGTTCGCTTTGCTGCTGCAGCGTTAATTCCGGCTTTTGCATGACGATGTTCAGTTCCGGATAACGTTCTCTCGCTTTATCAATGGTTTCGTATGTTTCTTGAAAGTGCAGTCCTGTGTCTAAGAAAACGACGGTCGCTTTTGGATTGATTTTATAAATCAAGTCCACAAGTACACTTCCTTCTATTCCAAAACTGCACGAATAGACAATTTTTTCTCCATAATGGTCATAGGCCCATTCCAGAACTTCTAATGCCCCTTTTGTTTCACTCTTTTCATCAAATTCCGGTAGTTGATAATGATCCCACGTGTCAAACGTAAATAATTCGCTCAAAATACCCCTTCTTTCTATACCACTCATTGGTGTTCCTGTTTAGAGGCTGATGGTAAAATGAAAAAATCTTTCCATTTCAGGAAAGAATCAATAGGTACCATATCATACATACCTTATCTCCCAAAATGGATACCATTTTGCTGGAATTGGCACCTTACCTTCTTTTCAAGGCAGGTTGCCAGACTTCATTGGGCCAGGTCCCTCCGTCGTTCTTGATAAGTTTAATTGCTTTTTATTTTATCAGAAAGTTACTAAAAGTCAACGAATTTTTCCGCAGTTTTTTGATAGGAATTTATAGGAATTTATAAAATTTGTAGAATCATTTTACCTTTTCGTATAAATAAACTCATAGGCAGCAAGAAAAAATTTAAAGAGAACAACTCTTTGCTGAAATGAAATTTTTCTTCCTTCTTAAATTTGGGGCATTGTATTTCCTGCATTGGAGTCATTGTTTTGCCACATCCATTGCTTGAAAGGATTAACTTCTTGATGGGGCGTTTGAAGATTTTACGGTGGAAAACGGTTTGGCATTAAAAAGTAGTACCTTCATGGAAGTGATCCGAAAAAGAGCGACATGTTTTAAAAAATGGATATAAATACCCATATTGTTTGTCTGATGATTTGTTCAAAACAATACAAATGAATTATTGTGCAAAAAAAATCTCCCATCAAAATCTTTTTGATGGGAGATCCTTCTACTTTTGTTTTACAGCATTGCTTATACATATATCTCGCCGTAGAAAAATCCTTTACTCTGTACCGGACGGTTTTTCTGTCCATCCTTCTATGACTGTACCGCTTTCTGATTCGTCAATGGCAAAATTGCCATTTGAGTAGCGGTCATTCTCTCTTAATCCGGAAAGGGAAACCGTTTCTACGACTCCTTTTTCCGTTCGCAAATAAACGATGGAGTCATTGTCGGTGAGATCTAAATACGCAATTCGGTGCGGATGGGATTTTAATTCTCTTAATAAAACAAGACCCCGTTTAGCTCTGGACATTTTTTCCATTTCATTCAATTTCATTTTTTTCACAGCTCCGCGCTGGGTTGCCACAAAAATATAAGGCTGTTCTCCTCGGACGAATACTTTTCCTCTGACCACATAATCATCTTCTTTTAAATTGATGCCTTTTACTCCGGCCGCTCTTGGTCCTACGGTATTAATTTCTTCTTCTTCAAACCATAGCCCATATCCCAACCTTGTAGCAATGAACACATCCATTTGGCCGTTTGTTAAAAACACATCGATTACTTCATCATTATCTTTTAAATTAATGGCCACAAGCGGACGTGAATAGCGCTGTGCTTTATACTGAGACAGTTCAGATTTTTTGGTCATGCCGTTTTTCGTGAAAAAGAGAAGATAGCCCTTTTCCTCAAAATTTTGGACCGCAATGGCTTGAATGATCTTTTCGTCTTTTCCTATGGCGATCAGGTTGGCAATATGCTGCCCCATTTCTTTCCAGCGAATATCAGGCAATTCGTGTACAGGAATATACAAATAATTCCCTTTGTTAGTGAACAATAGCAGCACATCGGTGGTGCTCAATTCCGCTTGGAACAGCAACCGATCTGAATCTTTCATCGCCAAATCGGCACCGCTTGAAGCCGAGTAGGAACGAAGACTTGTTCTCTTAATATATCCTTCTTTCGTAACGGTTACCATGACGTCTTCAATAGCAACGGTCACTTCAGGATTGATTTTTATTTCTTCTATTTCTTTTTCAATGGTCGTCCGTCTTTCATCCCCATACCGCTTTTTCATTTCGATTAATTCCTTTTTAATAACGGACAATAGTTTCTTTTCGCTTTCCAATATGGCCGTCAATTCAGCGATTTTCTTTTTCAAATCTTCCGCTTCTTTTTGCAAAGCAGTGACATCCGTATTGGTAAGGCGGTACAGTTGAAGGGAAACGATCGCTTCTGCTTGCGGTTCAGAGAATTCAAATCGATTCATTAAATTCAGCTTTGCGTCTTTTTTGTCTTTGGATCCTCTAATCACCGCAATCACTTCATCGAGTATGGACAGCGCTTTGATTAATCCTTCTACAATATGTTGTCTTTCCTTCGCTTTTTGCAAATCGTATTTTGAACGGTTCGTGACCACTTCTTTTTGATGGGCGATATAAGCGTCCAACAGGGCAGGCAAACTCATCAGTTTCGGCCGGCGCTCATGAATCGCCACCATGTTGAAGTGGTACGCAATTTGCAGATCGCTATTTTTATACAAATAGTTCAGAATTCCTTCTGCATTTGCTTCTTTTTTCAATTCAATGACGATCCGCATGCCCGTTCGATCGGTTTCATCCCGGACTTCGGCGATTCCTTCCACTTTTTTGTCAATACGAAACTCTTCAATCCGTTTGACAAGATTCGCTTTATTGACATCAAACGGAATTTCAGTTACCACAATTTGTTTGCGCCCGCCGCGAATCGTTTCTATTTCCGTTTTACCGCGTATCACAATTTTTCCTTTTCCTGTTTCATATGCTTTTTTGATTCCGTCAATTCCTTGTATAATGCCCCCGGTCGGGAAATCAGGACCCTTAATGACCTTCATCAAATCGTCTACGGTGCAATCAGGTTGATCCATTCGCATAATGACACCGTCAATAATTTCTCCTAAATGATGAGGCGGTATTTCCGTCGCATATCCAGCCGAAATACCCGTAGAACCGTTCACAAGCAAATTTGGAAATCTTGCCGGGAGGACGGTCGGTTCATATGCGGTATCATCAAAATTAGGCACAAAATCAACTGTTTTTTTATCAATGTCCCTCAGCAGCTCTGATGCGATCGCGGACAGTCTCGCTTCTGTATAACGCATTGCAGCCGGAGGGTCGCCGTCGATGCTTCCGTTGTTTCCTTGCATTTCGATCAGCAGGTTCCGCAATTTCCAGTCTTGGCTCATCCTGACCATGGCTTCGTAAACAGAGGAATCACCGTGCGGGTGGTAATTGCCAATGACATTACCTACCGTTTTAGCAGATTTTCGAAAAGCTTTGTCATGAGTATTGCCATCGACCAGCATTGCGTACAATATGCGCCTTTGTACAGGCTTTAAACCATCGCGGGCATCCGGCAGCGCCCGATCTTGAATGATGTATTTGCTGTACCGGCCAAAACGGTCGCCCAACACTTCCTCAAGTGGTAAATCTTGAAAACGTTCTTCCATTGCCATCGACTATTCAACCTCCTCTCGATGGGACAGATTTTCATTTTCCAGAAGACTCACATCTTCTTCAAGGCCAAACGCCACATGATTTTCAATCCATTTGCGACGCGGCTCTACTTTATCTCCCATCAAGGTCGTCACTCGCCGTTCCGCCCGGGCGGCATCATCGATTCGAACCCGGACGAGCGTTCTTGTTTCGGGATTCATAGTCGTTTCCCACAGCTGGTCCGCATTCATTTCGCCTAGCCCTTTATAGCGCTGAATCATATAGCCTTTGCCGACTTTTTTAATGGCCGCCTGCAATTCCTTTTCCGTCCATGCGTATTCCACTATCTCTTTTTTCCCCGTTCCTTTGCTGACCTTGTACAAAGGAGGAAGCGCGATAAATACTTTTCCCGCTTCAATTAATGGCCTCATATAGCGATAAAAGAACGTGAGAAGAAGTACTTGAATATGCGCTCCGTCCGTATCGGCATCCGTCATAATAATAACTTTGTCATAATTGGAGTCTTCTACAGAAAAATCAGGACCGACGCCGGCTCCAATGGCATGGATGATCGTATTGATTTCTTCATTTTTAAAAATATCCTGAAGCTTTGCCTTTTCCGTGTTGATTACTTTTCCACGCAACGGAAGCACAGCTTGGAATCTCCGGTCGCGTCCTTGTTTTGCAGAGCCGCCCGCGGAATCCCCTTCCACCAAATACAATTCATTACGATTAGGATTTCGCGATTGGGCAGGTGTCAATTTTCCGGACAGCATGGAATCTGATTTTTTTCGTTTTTTCCCGTTTCTCGCTTCTTCTCGCGCTTTTCTTGCTGCTTCTCTAGCCTGAGACGCTTTGATGGCTTTTTTGATCAACAAAGAACTGATATCAGGGTTTTCTTCTAAAAAGTAGGATAACTGTTCGGAAACAACGGCATCTACAGCGGAGCGGGCTTCGCTTGTTCCAAGTTTTCCTTTTGTTTGGCCTTCGAACTGAAGCAATTCTTCCGGGATCCGGACGGAAATGACAGCGGATAATCCTTCGCGAACGTCAGAGCCTTCTAAATTTTTATCTTTTTCTTTTAATAAATTGACTTTTCTGGCGTAATCATTAAACACCCGCGTCATCGCCGTTTTTGCTCCGGCTTCGTGAGTTCCCCCGTCTTTTGTACGGACATTGTTGACGAAGGAAAGAACATTTTCCGAAAATCCGTCATGAAATTGAAAAGCAAACTCCACTTCGATTCCGTTTTGTTTTCCTTCAAAAAACGCGACAGGATGCAAAGGTTCTTTATCTTCGTTCAAATATTCTACAAATGCTTCAATGCCGTTTTCAAAATAGAACGTATCATGTTGATTATAACGTTCATCCCGTATATCGATCTTTAGCCCTTTTAATAAAAAGGCACTTTCTCTTAGTCGTTCACATAAGATTTCATAATTGAACACAACCGTACTAAATATAGTCGGATCCGGTTTAAAGTGGATTTTTGTTCCTGTTTTCGTCGTTTTTCCGATTTTTTCTAAAGTCGTTTCCGGTTTTCCGCCATTTCGAAAGCGTTGTTCATAAATGAATCCGTCTCGCTGAATAGTCACAATCAGCCATTCCGATAAGGCATTGACCACGGAAGCGCCAACCCCATGCAAACCGCCGCTTGTTTTGTAGCCGCCTTGTCCGAATTTCCCCCCGGCGTGAAGCACCGTGAGAATGACTTCGGGAGTCGGCTTTCCAAGTTTATGCATTCCAGTCGGCATTCCACGACCGAAATCTTCCACACTAACCGAATTGTCTTTATGTATAACGACTCTAATTTCATCACCATAGCCAGACAATGCTTCATCCACCGCATTGTCGACAATTTCATACACCAAGTGATGCAATCCTTTCGAATCGGTTGATCCGATGTACATTCCTGGCCTTTTTCGAACCGCTTCCAAACCTTCTAATACTTGAATCGCATCCTCGTTATATTCCATTTGGTTCTTCTTATTTGCCACGAACATTCCCCTTTCAAAACAAAAACAAACAAACGTTCGCATTTTATTATAACATACATAATGATAAATGAAAAATCCGTCCAAATAACCAAAACATCTTTTATTTGGTTTTGTACAGGTTCATTTTAACCATCCAAAAGCGTTCTCCATTCACGTTCAAAAGACACCTATGCACTATTTTACCTTTTCATGAAAAAAGCGCAAGAAAGGAAATGAAAAACTGTTTCACAGATACAGGGCCAGGCCTCATTATATGAGGACTGGCCCTTGCCCAGGTAGGTATGTTGTTTATTTTGTCATGGCATGCTCGATTTTAATACAGCGATTCATAATAACGGTGTAGCCTTTTTCTTTTAAATATCGGTACACTTCTTCATTTTCGATCCCTAATTGAGCCCAAAAAACAGGACAATCAATCTTTGTAAATTCTTCCGCAATTTCCGGCAATGCCTCCGATCGACGGAAAACATTCACAATGTCAACCGGCCCTTCAATATCCGTTAAAGAGTCGACCGCTTGAACACCCAACACTTCATCTACAGCTGGGTTTACGGGAATGATTTCATATCCTGCCTGTTGCATCGCTTCCGCTACTTCATAAGAGGGGCGATTCGGATTATTGCTTAGACCCACAACGGCAATTCTTTTGGCTTTTTTTAAAATTTCTCCAATTTCTTCTCGTGATGGATTCTCGATCATACTGTTTCCTCCTTTTTTAGCCTGCATGCAGCTTTTTATTCTATTCTATCTCTTCAATCTAAATCCTGCTCATCTGAAGCTTTCGCTTTTCATAAAAAAATCTTTTTTTATTGATCCCGACCATGATAAAATAGAGTGAAACTTCCAATTGGGGCGTCCTGTTCAGCGGGAAAAGGCATTGTTCAAAAATTTTTAGGCGTTCATCAACGATTGTATAGGAATTGGATATAAAGAAAATAAAAACCGATAACAACATAGTTCGGAAAAAGGGGCAATGACCAGAATGGAATATGTAGTCTTTATTTTAATAGCTTATCTGCTTGGTTCCATTCCATCTGGCTTGATTGTGGGAAAGATATTTTATGGTGTGGATATCCGCGAACATGGAAGCGGAAATTTAGGAGCAACCAACGCTTTCCGCACACTTGGAATAAAAGCAGGATCTGTCGTGATTATCGCTGATATCCTAAAAGGCACGCTCGCTACTTTGCTTCCAATCTGGTTCGGTGCAGACTTGCATCCTCTGATCGCAGGTATGGCAGCTGCCGTTGGGCACAGCTTTCCCGTTTTTGCCGGATTTCGAGGAGGAAAAGCAGTGGCTACATCAGGGGGAGTACTGCTGGCGTACGAGCCGGTCTTATTCCTATTATTAGTCGTAGCCTTTTTGATTAGCTTATACATATCCAAATATGTATCGCTTTCCTCCATCATCGTTTCCATAATCGCTGTGATCTATACTTTCTTTAAAGGGGATATCCCCTTGATCATTGTCGTATTGTTCTTGGCATCCTTTGTTATTTTCCGCCACCGAGCAAACGTCAAAAGAATTCTGAATAAAACGGAGCCAAAAATTAAATGGATGTGAAAAAAGAGCCTTATCACAAAAGGCTCTTTTTTTCTGGGAGTGCCATTACGACATTATATATCTACAGAGAGAACGTTGATCCGATATTCGAACGATCGTATTCGCGAATAAGAGTAGAAGGAAACGGGTCAGCTTCGACGTGCTTATTGGTTGTTCTTTTTTGGCCAAGAAAGGTAAACTAACTATGAGATAAGTATTGGATCTAATCCAAAACAAAACGAGGTGTATTTAAGATGAATATTCAGATATCCAAAAAAGCGCTTGAGTGGTTTGAGGATGAAATGGGCGTGAAAAAAGGAGAATTCGTACGATTCTTTGCCCGTTACGGCGGGTCCAGTCCGCTTCATCAAGGATTTTCACTGGGAGTTTCAAAAGAAGAACCCATCCAGATTGGAGCGAAAGCAGAATATAACGGGGTTGTATATTATGTAGATGAAAAAGACCTCTGGTTTTTCGACGAACATGATCTTTATGTGGATTATAGCGAAAAATTGGATGAACCGATTTATCAATATACGCTTCAATCGTAAAAAATTATAGGGCGGCCCCAAAAGAATTTCTTTTAGAGACCGCCCTGGAAGAATTAACGGAAAACGTTGAACCTAAAGGCGAAAATGCCGAATATGGTCTGTCAATCCTTCTGATTGAAGGATTTCTTTTTGTTTTTCCCCAAGAAGATCAAAATGGGAGTAACCGTCTCGTCGAATGTGAATCCATTCTTTTTTCAAACCGTATTTTTTCCCCCATTTGGCTAACTTTTCAAGGTCATTACACCCTACTTTCGTCACACTGTGACAATCAGGAAAGCGGCTGTCCAACCAAAAATGTGTTAAAAAAGCAATTTCGCCATTTTCAATTCGATGTTTCCAATTTAACAGTTCTTCCCTTTTGATTCCAAATGCCATAACCGTCCCTCCTTGCCTACGGATATTGCTTGGACAGGCATTTTAGATCGTTCTCATGCTTCGTGTCGTTCGGGAATGTTCTTTTTACAGCGAAATCGAAAGAACCTAATCTTTACACTTTACAGAAACAGCATTTCATCGTAAAAGGAGACGTTTCCCCTTTTTCCGTTTCCGCGGTGTACCCGTATGTAATCATTTCGATTCATTTTTTTCCGAAATAAGCATGAACACTCTCACTTCAAGCCATTGATATTTTATCACAATACTCGATCATTCGCTTTTAAACTGCTTCTGATGGCATAAGAAAAGGGCGACTCAAGTGAGTCAGCCCTAAATTTGTTATTCTGTTTGCTGATTGGAAGCTTCGTCTTTTATTTCATTCCGGAATCCCTCGATGCTTTGACGACGGCGTTCATTTTTTTCTTTAATTTTTTCTAATTGTTCTTCGGAATCTGTATAGGCCATTGATTCCTCTGCTCTTTCCATGTTTTCAATCGTATGATGAA of the Bacillus smithii genome contains:
- a CDS encoding phosphoadenylyl-sulfate reductase, yielding MSGIERRGILSELFTFDTWDHYQLPEFDEKSETKGALEVLEWAYDHYGEKIVYSCSFGIEGSVLVDLIYKINPKATVVFLDTGLHFQETYETIDKARERYPELNIVMQKPELTLQQQSEQYGEELWKKDPNLCCHLRKIVPLKSVLEPVEAWISGLRREQSETRKHTNYINLDKKFGKIKICPLIHWTWKEIWRYAYNEELPYHPLHDQGYPSIGCQPCTSPVFDLEDLRAGRWKGTGKTECGLHLPS
- the parC gene encoding DNA topoisomerase IV subunit A yields the protein MAMEERFQDLPLEEVLGDRFGRYSKYIIQDRALPDARDGLKPVQRRILYAMLVDGNTHDKAFRKSAKTVGNVIGNYHPHGDSSVYEAMVRMSQDWKLRNLLIEMQGNNGSIDGDPPAAMRYTEARLSAIASELLRDIDKKTVDFVPNFDDTAYEPTVLPARFPNLLVNGSTGISAGYATEIPPHHLGEIIDGVIMRMDQPDCTVDDLMKVIKGPDFPTGGIIQGIDGIKKAYETGKGKIVIRGKTEIETIRGGRKQIVVTEIPFDVNKANLVKRIEEFRIDKKVEGIAEVRDETDRTGMRIVIELKKEANAEGILNYLYKNSDLQIAYHFNMVAIHERRPKLMSLPALLDAYIAHQKEVVTNRSKYDLQKAKERQHIVEGLIKALSILDEVIAVIRGSKDKKDAKLNLMNRFEFSEPQAEAIVSLQLYRLTNTDVTALQKEAEDLKKKIAELTAILESEKKLLSVIKKELIEMKKRYGDERRTTIEKEIEEIKINPEVTVAIEDVMVTVTKEGYIKRTSLRSYSASSGADLAMKDSDRLLFQAELSTTDVLLLFTNKGNYLYIPVHELPDIRWKEMGQHIANLIAIGKDEKIIQAIAVQNFEEKGYLLFFTKNGMTKKSELSQYKAQRYSRPLVAINLKDNDEVIDVFLTNGQMDVFIATRLGYGLWFEEEEINTVGPRAAGVKGINLKEDDYVVRGKVFVRGEQPYIFVATQRGAVKKMKLNEMEKMSRAKRGLVLLRELKSHPHRIAYLDLTDNDSIVYLRTEKGVVETVSLSGLRENDRYSNGNFAIDESESGTVIEGWTEKPSGTE
- the parE gene encoding DNA topoisomerase IV subunit B, whose protein sequence is MANKKNQMEYNEDAIQVLEGLEAVRKRPGMYIGSTDSKGLHHLVYEIVDNAVDEALSGYGDEIRVVIHKDNSVSVEDFGRGMPTGMHKLGKPTPEVILTVLHAGGKFGQGGYKTSGGLHGVGASVVNALSEWLIVTIQRDGFIYEQRFRNGGKPETTLEKIGKTTKTGTKIHFKPDPTIFSTVVFNYEILCERLRESAFLLKGLKIDIRDERYNQHDTFYFENGIEAFVEYLNEDKEPLHPVAFFEGKQNGIEVEFAFQFHDGFSENVLSFVNNVRTKDGGTHEAGAKTAMTRVFNDYARKVNLLKEKDKNLEGSDVREGLSAVISVRIPEELLQFEGQTKGKLGTSEARSAVDAVVSEQLSYFLEENPDISSLLIKKAIKASQAREAARKAREEARNGKKRKKSDSMLSGKLTPAQSRNPNRNELYLVEGDSAGGSAKQGRDRRFQAVLPLRGKVINTEKAKLQDIFKNEEINTIIHAIGAGVGPDFSVEDSNYDKVIIMTDADTDGAHIQVLLLTFFYRYMRPLIEAGKVFIALPPLYKVSKGTGKKEIVEYAWTEKELQAAIKKVGKGYMIQRYKGLGEMNADQLWETTMNPETRTLVRVRIDDAARAERRVTTLMGDKVEPRRKWIENHVAFGLEEDVSLLENENLSHREEVE
- a CDS encoding CoA-binding protein, which produces MIENPSREEIGEILKKAKRIAVVGLSNNPNRPSYEVAEAMQQAGYEIIPVNPAVDEVLGVQAVDSLTDIEGPVDIVNVFRRSEALPEIAEEFTKIDCPVFWAQLGIENEEVYRYLKEKGYTVIMNRCIKIEHAMTK
- the plsY gene encoding glycerol-3-phosphate 1-O-acyltransferase PlsY → MEYVVFILIAYLLGSIPSGLIVGKIFYGVDIREHGSGNLGATNAFRTLGIKAGSVVIIADILKGTLATLLPIWFGADLHPLIAGMAAAVGHSFPVFAGFRGGKAVATSGGVLLAYEPVLFLLLVVAFLISLYISKYVSLSSIIVSIIAVIYTFFKGDIPLIIVVLFLASFVIFRHRANVKRILNKTEPKIKWM
- a CDS encoding HesB/YadR/YfhF family protein translates to MNIQISKKALEWFEDEMGVKKGEFVRFFARYGGSSPLHQGFSLGVSKEEPIQIGAKAEYNGVVYYVDEKDLWFFDEHDLYVDYSEKLDEPIYQYTLQS
- the tlp gene encoding small acid-soluble spore protein Tlp, translated to MTNHRPNPDDRSDNVEKLQNMIHHTIENMERAEESMAYTDSEEQLEKIKEKNERRRQSIEGFRNEIKDEASNQQTE